CGTTAGATAATGCATTGATCGGTTTTCCATCTTCACCATCTGAATTTACTACCTTCAAATTATTGTATTTTTCTATTGTTATTTTCATTGCCTTATCAAAATCTTTCGTTTTTCTTACTTGCTCTCGTAAGTAATCTAATTTTTCGTTAAGTTTTTCAAGTTTTTCTTGTTTTACTGCTTTCTCGTATTTTGCATCAACTTTTTCAGCAAAAGCCATACTTGGAACAGTGAGCAATGACATTGAAAGTGCAAGAGGTGTAATTATCTTAGATAAATTCCCTAACATTAACTCATCTCCCTAATTATGGTATATACTTCGTTTGTATTCTACTATTACTTGATTGTTCGTTCAAGATTTTTTGAAAAATACAAAAATTACCTCGATTTAATCTGGCGGTTTTTTGTTTGCACATCAAATTGTTTGAAGGAAGGAGGAGCTGGGTATGAACAAGAGTATCAGATGACGGGAGGCACACCTTGTGAAAATCAGAACAAAAATCATCCTGGCTTTTGGTGTCATATTGGCAGTCATGTTCGGTTCAGGTACGTATATGCACCTGCAAATGCTAGCAATGAAGGCATCCTACACCCAGATTATCGAAGAGGAAAAATTATTGACGGATCTGCGTGAAATGCAGTTTATTATGACAGGTCGAAATAATGACGAACGAGCCTACTTGTTAACAGGCGATGAAGAATTTCGGATGGAATTGAAGGGAAAGGCAGCAAAGGTGGACAGCCTGTTTGCCAAAATGAACAGTTCTTTAGAGTCTTCTCACCATCGTGAAAAAATGGAGGAGGCAATGGGACTGTACAAGTCCTTTCTGGAGTCGAGTGAGAAAGCGGTAGAGGCACAGGATAATGGGCTACATGAAGAAGCCATCGCTCATCATTTCGGTCAGGAGCGGCAATCGAGATTAGCACTGGATTCGGTTGTGAGTGGATTGGTCGAAGAGGTGCGTAATGAAATCGAAGTAGATAGACAGGAGCTGGCGGAGAACGAAGGAACTTCGGCCATGATCCAGTTGTTTTTTAATGCAGTGGGAATTCTCGTCGCGATTGTGGTTGGCGGTTTTCTGATTCGCTCGATTGTGGCACCGCTGCACCGGGTGAACAAACAGCTACATGATATCGCTGAAGGAAAAGGAGATTTGACGCAAGAGTTGACCGTCTCTTCCAAAGACGAGATTGGACAGTTGGCAGGCTCATTTAACCGGATGCTAGCCAACTTACGAGAGCTGATTTCTCAGGTTCGTGGGCATGCCCAGCAGGTTGCAGCCGCAGCTGAACAACTGACAGCGAGCTCGAAGCAAACGAGCCAAGCTACGGAGCAGATCGCCATCACGATTCAGGAAATGACGGAAGGAACGGACAGGCAATCCCAAAACGTAGAGGAGAGTCAGCAAGAAGTCGAAGAAATATCCGCAGGCATTGAAAAAATTGCGGCACGTGCGCAAAGTGTGTCGGCTGCGGCTGCCAGTACCTCAGAGCTGGCGACAGAGGGGGATCGTACTATCCAGCAGTCGGTTTCCCAGATGAACGGGATCGGAGAAACGATGGAGAATTTGACTGCACTGGTAGGTGGTTTGGGAAAACGCTCTGAGCAAATCGGCCAAATCGTCGAAGTCATTACACAAATTTCAGGTCAGACGAATCTCTTGGCATTGAATGCTGCTATCGAAGCGGCGAGGGCTGGCGAGCACGGCAAAGGCTTTGCTGTCGTGGCGGATGAAGTGCGAAAGCTGGCTGAGCAGGCATCTGCATCGGCACAAGAAATCTCCCAACTGGTAGCGTCGATCCAGATGGAGACGAACGAAGCGGTCCTCACGATGGAAAAAGGCTCTCAAGAAGTAGCAGACGGGATGGGGGGCGTCGCAAGAGCAGGGGAAGCGTTCTCTCAAATTCGTGATGCTGTTGTTGGCGTGACGAATGAAATACAAGAGGTATCGACTGCTGCACATACCCTTACGGAAAGTACAGGCAAGGTCGGACAATCGATGCAGATGATCGCCACTGTCGCGCAATCGGCTGTCTCTCTGTCGGTGGGAGTCTCGTCTGCTACAGAAGAACAGCTTGCCTCGATGGAGGAAATCTACTCCTCGGCTGCATCGCTGGCGGGTCTCGCGGATGATTTGGAAAAACTGATAGGCCATTTCAAGGTATAAAGCTTCGCCACAGGATACACCCCTGAGAATCGACAGAATGATTCTAAGGGGTGTTTTTTGTTTACGCCAATTTCCACAAAGCCAATCTTCGATATACGAGAAAAACCACGAGATTCCCCACTGCCGCTGCCAAAAAGACTGACCAAGGCCCGAACGACAAGGTCATCCAGCCCGAACCATAGATGGAGAAGACAATTCCGAGCTTGAAAATAGAGCCGGTGATCCCGCTAATTCTGCCAATCATGTGGGCAGGGGTAGTCTCTTGACGAAAGGTCCAAATACAGACGTTTTCAATCGTGCTGATCAGTCCCGTGAGAAATAGAGAAAGACAGAGCATCCACATACTTTGCGCGAAAACCATGAGCAAATAGGAGCAACCGAGAAGCAGGATGGTCATGCCCATGATGCGACCGATGGGAAATCGTCTCCGCAAATAGGCAACCACTGAGCTGCCGAGAAGACCGCCAAGTCCAGCCGCGGAAAGCACCAGCCCTAATGTGGAATTGTCCAACCTAAGGTGATCCTTGGCAAAGAAAATGATCATGGCGTCATACATGCCCGAGGTCGCATTGAGAAAAATCACGAGTACTGTAATCTGCCATAATGGTCGATTGCCCAACAGCTCCTTCCAACCGTTTCGCAACTCCTGCCAAAAGCCGCCCTGAGAGGGGGCAGGCGCATCTGTACGATCTAAAAACGATATGGCGATAAAAGCCAGTAAATAGGCTGTACCCGTAATAAGCAGCCCGGTGTGCAGCGCCGATAGAAGCAGAATAAACCCGGTAATCGCAGGTCCCATAATTTCAATAAACGTGCTCATAAAAGAAAAACGAGCATTGGCTGAGGTTAACAGAGGGGTAGGGACCACCTGCTTGATCATGCTGACGCGAGCATTGTGAAAGCCGTAGTTAAACGCCATCAGGAAAAAGCCAGCCACATAATAATGAATGACCTGTGCATGTCCGGATTCGGTCAGTCCATATAGCAAAAACAACAGGATCATCTGGCCAAAAACCATCCATTGCGACCAGCGTTTTTTGGAGAAGCGATCCACCCAGACGCCGATGAACATGGCGAGCAGCAGATTTGGCAAAAACTCAATGCTTTTCATGGTCGTCATGGCAACTGCCGATTGGGTCATATCATACAAGATCAATGGCAAGGCCAGTTCGTACACCTTTGCTCCACACGCGATAAAGGTGGACGTGAAAAAGAGGACGAGAAAGGGCCGATTCCGCCAGATCGACATTCTCTCGTGTGATTCAAGCTTCGTGGCGGGGGTGTTGTTAGGGGCTGGCATGAAAAAACCTCCTTCTTCGATCTCATTGTAGCTAGAAAAAGGGGAAGAAAAAGGGTAGAGTGTTTGGAGAGTATGGACCCCTTTTTGGATTCGACAGCGACTGTTTACGTAGAAAGAGTGATCATCTCGATGCAAAGTGCCTACTACTACTTGCGCTTGCGCCAGCATTTTGCCTCTGCGGCAGAGGGTGAACAGCAGGAGATTACGCTTGCCGAGCTGGCTCAAATATTTTGTTGCACGATTCGGAACACGAAAAAAGTCATCAAACAGATGGAGGAGCAGAAGTGGATTGAATGGAGCCCGGGAAGAGGACGAGGCAATGTCTCGCGGATCGTCTTGTTATACGGGATCGAGCAGATCGTTTTGCCTATCGCTCAGGGGCGTATCCAAGATGGCGATTTGGAAGGCGCTATGCAGTTCCTCAATGATTTTGCCATCACTGCCAAGGGGCGGGAGCACTTTTTTGACTGGCTCTCCGGGCAGTTTGGCTTTATTCAAGAGGAAATCCGTGAACGAAAACTGGATACGCTTCGCATGTCCTTTTACAGACCGATTCCCGCTCTCGACCCTGCCTTTGTCAACAGGCGCACAGAGTCACACATGGTGAAGCAACTATTTGATACGCTCATTCGATATGACGAAAAAATGGATACATTCATCCCGCATCTCGCCCACCATTGGGAAGTAAATGAGAGTGGAACAGAATGGA
This genomic stretch from Brevibacillus brevis harbors:
- a CDS encoding MFS transporter, which produces MPAPNNTPATKLESHERMSIWRNRPFLVLFFTSTFIACGAKVYELALPLILYDMTQSAVAMTTMKSIEFLPNLLLAMFIGVWVDRFSKKRWSQWMVFGQMILLFLLYGLTESGHAQVIHYYVAGFFLMAFNYGFHNARVSMIKQVVPTPLLTSANARFSFMSTFIEIMGPAITGFILLLSALHTGLLITGTAYLLAFIAISFLDRTDAPAPSQGGFWQELRNGWKELLGNRPLWQITVLVIFLNATSGMYDAMIIFFAKDHLRLDNSTLGLVLSAAGLGGLLGSSVVAYLRRRFPIGRIMGMTILLLGCSYLLMVFAQSMWMLCLSLFLTGLISTIENVCIWTFRQETTPAHMIGRISGITGSIFKLGIVFSIYGSGWMTLSFGPWSVFLAAAVGNLVVFLVYRRLALWKLA
- a CDS encoding methyl-accepting chemotaxis protein yields the protein MKIRTKIILAFGVILAVMFGSGTYMHLQMLAMKASYTQIIEEEKLLTDLREMQFIMTGRNNDERAYLLTGDEEFRMELKGKAAKVDSLFAKMNSSLESSHHREKMEEAMGLYKSFLESSEKAVEAQDNGLHEEAIAHHFGQERQSRLALDSVVSGLVEEVRNEIEVDRQELAENEGTSAMIQLFFNAVGILVAIVVGGFLIRSIVAPLHRVNKQLHDIAEGKGDLTQELTVSSKDEIGQLAGSFNRMLANLRELISQVRGHAQQVAAAAEQLTASSKQTSQATEQIAITIQEMTEGTDRQSQNVEESQQEVEEISAGIEKIAARAQSVSAAAASTSELATEGDRTIQQSVSQMNGIGETMENLTALVGGLGKRSEQIGQIVEVITQISGQTNLLALNAAIEAARAGEHGKGFAVVADEVRKLAEQASASAQEISQLVASIQMETNEAVLTMEKGSQEVADGMGGVARAGEAFSQIRDAVVGVTNEIQEVSTAAHTLTESTGKVGQSMQMIATVAQSAVSLSVGVSSATEEQLASMEEIYSSAASLAGLADDLEKLIGHFKV